From the Martelella mediterranea DSM 17316 genome, one window contains:
- the truB gene encoding tRNA pseudouridine(55) synthase TruB has product MARQRKPKGRPISGWLILDKPIDYGSTEAVSKIKWLFKAQKAGHAGTLDPLASGMLPIALGDATKTVPYVMDGRKIYEFTVTWGEERTTDDLEGEVSESSDNRPQRADIEALLEKYTGVIEQVPPQFSAIKIDGNRAYDLAREGETVDIPTREVEIHRLTLLGCPDENTAEFEVECGKGTYVRALARDMGRDLGCFGHISSLRRPFVAPFSEDMLVPLSELTALEEIEDDEERFAALEEYLVDTSEALASLPHVPVNEDQARRLKLGNPIILRGAHAPVEEPDAYASLAGKLVAIGEIAEGQFKPRRVFG; this is encoded by the coding sequence ATGGCGCGACAGAGAAAACCCAAGGGCCGTCCGATCTCCGGCTGGCTGATCCTCGACAAGCCGATCGATTACGGCTCCACCGAGGCCGTTTCCAAGATCAAGTGGCTGTTCAAGGCGCAGAAGGCGGGACACGCCGGCACGCTTGATCCGCTCGCCTCCGGCATGTTGCCGATCGCGCTCGGCGACGCCACCAAGACCGTGCCTTACGTGATGGACGGCCGCAAGATCTATGAATTCACCGTCACCTGGGGCGAGGAACGCACCACGGACGATCTCGAGGGCGAGGTCAGCGAGAGCTCCGACAACCGCCCGCAGCGGGCTGATATCGAGGCGCTGCTGGAAAAATATACCGGCGTCATCGAACAGGTGCCGCCGCAGTTTTCCGCCATCAAGATCGATGGCAACCGCGCCTATGATCTGGCGCGCGAGGGCGAGACCGTCGATATCCCGACCCGCGAGGTGGAGATCCACCGCCTGACGCTGCTCGGCTGCCCGGACGAAAACACCGCGGAATTCGAGGTGGAATGCGGCAAGGGCACCTATGTGCGCGCGCTTGCCCGCGACATGGGCCGCGATCTCGGCTGCTTCGGCCATATCTCGTCGCTGCGCCGTCCTTTCGTGGCGCCGTTTTCCGAGGATATGCTGGTGCCGCTCTCGGAACTGACCGCGCTCGAGGAGATCGAGGACGACGAGGAGCGCTTCGCCGCGTTGGAAGAATATCTCGTTGACACCTCGGAAGCGCTTGCCAGCCTTCCCCATGTTCCGGTGAACGAGGATCAGGCCCGCCGGCTGAAGCTCGGCAACCCGATCATCCTGCGCGGTGCCCATGCGCCGGTGGAGGAACCAGATGCCTACGCCTCGCTCGCCGGCAAGCTGGTCGCGATCGGCGAGATCGCCGAGGGCCAGTTCAAGCCCAGGCGCGTATTCGGGTGA
- a CDS encoding FecCD family ABC transporter permease, giving the protein MRKTLLLLSLTLLIAAIASLHLGVRLYGPATVWSAFSGGNDTADIIIRTLRLPRTLNAMATGAALAISGLLMQATTRNPLAEPGLLGVNAGAAFAVAFGLVLFGVVSVGAIGLLAVCGALAATALVFGLSAALGPQTGPTGILLIGVTVAAMLASLTQLALLLDETALETLLFWLSGGFADRPLALLWLGVLALTVALSGCALLGPSIDALRLDDHSAAGIGVDVARTRIAALALAALLSAGAVAMSGPVAFLGLIAPHIARRLSPGRPAFIGMAALAMLTGAIIAVLADILARLIVAPGEAPIGAVLAFVGVPFLIALLRAKRLREVGV; this is encoded by the coding sequence GTGCGAAAGACGCTGCTGCTGTTGAGCCTGACATTGCTGATCGCCGCGATTGCAAGCCTGCATCTCGGCGTGCGGCTTTATGGACCGGCAACGGTGTGGTCGGCCTTTTCCGGCGGCAATGACACGGCAGACATCATCATCCGCACGCTGCGCCTGCCGCGCACGCTGAACGCGATGGCGACCGGCGCGGCGCTTGCCATATCCGGCCTGCTGATGCAGGCGACCACCCGCAACCCGCTCGCCGAACCCGGCCTTCTGGGCGTCAATGCCGGCGCCGCCTTCGCGGTCGCCTTCGGCTTGGTGCTGTTCGGCGTGGTCTCGGTCGGCGCGATCGGCCTGCTTGCGGTCTGCGGCGCGCTTGCCGCCACCGCGCTGGTCTTCGGCCTGTCCGCCGCGCTCGGGCCGCAGACGGGACCAACGGGCATATTGCTGATCGGCGTCACGGTCGCCGCCATGCTTGCCTCGCTCACCCAGCTTGCGCTGCTTCTCGATGAAACCGCGCTTGAGACGCTGCTGTTCTGGCTCTCCGGCGGCTTTGCCGATCGCCCGCTTGCGTTGCTTTGGCTCGGCGTCTTGGCGCTCACGGTCGCGCTTTCCGGCTGCGCCCTCCTCGGCCCGTCGATCGATGCGCTGCGGCTTGACGATCACAGCGCCGCCGGCATCGGCGTCGACGTGGCGCGCACGCGCATTGCCGCGCTGGCGCTTGCGGCGCTGCTTTCCGCCGGCGCGGTCGCCATGTCCGGCCCGGTCGCCTTTCTGGGGCTGATTGCGCCGCATATTGCCCGCCGGCTTTCGCCGGGCCGCCCTGCCTTTATCGGCATGGCTGCGCTTGCCATGCTGACGGGCGCGATCATCGCCGTGCTGGCCGATATTCTGGCGCGCCTGATCGTCGCCCCCGGCGAGGCGCCGATCGGCGCGGTACTCGCCTTTGTCGGCGTGCCGTTCCTGATCGCGCTCTTGCGCGCGAAGCGTTTG
- the apaG gene encoding Co2+/Mg2+ efflux protein ApaG, whose translation MAYRAITNDIEVSVRPSFLDGHSMPEDRHFVWAYDIEIVNHRAERIDILSRHWTITNAEGIVETVSGSGIAGKQPTIEPGARYAYQSAAPLDTPSGIMVGHYIARTADNRLLKIDIPAFSLDSPYDAGSRH comes from the coding sequence ATGGCCTACAGGGCAATAACCAACGATATCGAGGTCAGCGTCAGGCCGAGCTTCCTTGATGGCCACTCGATGCCGGAAGACAGGCATTTTGTCTGGGCCTATGACATCGAAATCGTCAATCACCGCGCGGAACGGATCGATATCCTCTCCCGCCATTGGACGATTACCAATGCGGAGGGCATTGTCGAGACCGTGTCGGGCAGCGGCATCGCCGGCAAGCAGCCGACGATCGAACCGGGCGCGCGCTACGCCTACCAGTCCGCCGCTCCCCTCGACACGCCCTCCGGCATCATGGTCGGCCACTATATCGCCAGGACCGCCGACAATCGCCTCCTCAAGATCGACATCCCCGCCTTCTCGCTGGATTCGCCCTATGACGCCGGCAGCCGGCATTGA
- a CDS encoding YggT family protein translates to MIALFETIYYALEIYKWVIIASAIFSWLYAFNIINAHSPFINSIGRGLYAVTEPVYRPIRNFLPNLGGIDISPVIVLLIVFFLQRLILTGVMPRLY, encoded by the coding sequence ATGATCGCGCTGTTCGAGACGATTTACTACGCACTTGAAATCTATAAGTGGGTGATCATCGCCAGCGCCATTTTCTCCTGGCTCTACGCTTTCAACATCATCAATGCACACAGCCCGTTCATCAACTCGATCGGGCGCGGGCTCTACGCGGTCACCGAGCCGGTCTACCGGCCGATCCGCAATTTCCTGCCCAATCTCGGCGGGATCGACATCTCGCCGGTGATCGTGCTTCTGATCGTGTTCTTCCTGCAGCGCCTGATCCTCACCGGCGTCATGCCGCGGCTCTACTGA
- a CDS encoding FMN-binding glutamate synthase family protein, giving the protein MLDMLMRCIVPIAAAFFTVIAIATGWFWILLITIPLLAIAFYDWFQSSWTITRNYPVAGRIRWIALSLRPFIRAYAVEDDTHGTPYSYAARQLIRTRAHGLSDTVPFGTELEVYEDPHHWISHSMAPHTDPDRSPRVTVGNEQSSKPYEASILNISAMSFGALSANAVRAMNIGAKTGGFYQDTGEGGLSRYHLEHGGDVVWEIGSGYFGARDKDGHFDPEKFRDKAANDAVKMTEIKVSQGAKPGHGGMLLGSKVTPEIAEVRGVPVYQNCLSPRGHSAFSTPVEMLEFAAKMRDLSGGKPVGIKFCVGQPHEPFALVKAMLSTGIYPDFIVIDGAEGGTGAAPLELADWVGMPLWDGLIIMRNALVGAGVKKHVRLAASGKVFSGMGLAHNLALGADWCNAARAFMMSVGCIQAQRCHTGTCPTGVTTQDKWRQRALVPEEQGANAARFHKKTVEALSEIVAACGYAHPQDLQPHHIMHRLGSHDAVPLDKLHTFLPEGVLVDDPDSTLYADWWRAASPDSFRPAADLVRMRASAG; this is encoded by the coding sequence ATGCTGGATATGCTCATGCGGTGCATCGTGCCGATCGCCGCCGCCTTTTTCACCGTCATTGCGATTGCCACGGGCTGGTTCTGGATCCTGCTGATCACCATTCCGTTGCTGGCGATCGCCTTCTATGACTGGTTCCAGTCGTCCTGGACCATTACCCGCAACTATCCCGTTGCCGGCCGCATACGCTGGATCGCATTGTCGCTGCGGCCTTTCATCCGCGCCTATGCGGTGGAGGATGACACCCACGGCACGCCCTATTCCTATGCCGCGCGGCAACTGATCCGGACGCGGGCGCATGGTCTTTCCGACACGGTGCCCTTCGGCACGGAACTTGAGGTCTACGAGGATCCGCATCACTGGATCTCCCATTCCATGGCGCCGCATACCGATCCCGATCGCTCGCCGCGCGTCACGGTCGGCAACGAGCAGTCGTCCAAGCCCTATGAGGCGTCGATCCTCAACATCTCGGCTATGAGCTTCGGCGCGCTTTCGGCCAATGCCGTGCGCGCGATGAATATCGGCGCGAAGACCGGCGGGTTCTACCAGGACACCGGCGAGGGCGGGCTCAGCCGCTACCATCTCGAACATGGCGGCGACGTGGTCTGGGAAATCGGCTCCGGCTACTTCGGCGCGCGCGACAAGGATGGCCATTTCGATCCCGAGAAGTTTCGCGACAAGGCCGCCAATGACGCCGTCAAGATGACCGAGATCAAGGTCAGCCAGGGCGCCAAGCCCGGCCATGGCGGCATGCTGCTCGGCTCCAAGGTCACGCCCGAGATCGCCGAGGTGCGCGGCGTACCGGTCTACCAGAACTGTCTGTCGCCGCGCGGCCACTCTGCATTTTCGACGCCTGTGGAGATGCTCGAATTCGCGGCCAAAATGCGTGATCTTTCCGGCGGCAAGCCCGTCGGCATCAAGTTCTGCGTCGGCCAGCCGCATGAGCCCTTCGCGCTGGTCAAGGCCATGCTTTCGACCGGCATCTATCCCGATTTCATCGTGATCGACGGCGCCGAGGGCGGCACGGGTGCTGCCCCGCTGGAGCTTGCCGACTGGGTCGGCATGCCGCTCTGGGACGGGCTGATCATCATGCGCAACGCGCTTGTCGGCGCGGGCGTGAAGAAGCATGTCCGTCTTGCCGCCAGCGGCAAGGTGTTCTCCGGCATGGGGCTTGCGCACAACCTCGCGCTTGGCGCTGACTGGTGCAATGCGGCCCGCGCCTTCATGATGTCGGTCGGCTGCATCCAGGCGCAGCGCTGTCACACCGGCACCTGTCCCACCGGCGTCACCACCCAGGACAAATGGCGCCAGCGCGCGCTTGTGCCGGAAGAGCAGGGCGCCAACGCCGCCCGCTTCCACAAGAAGACCGTAGAGGCGCTGTCGGAAATCGTGGCCGCCTGCGGTTATGCCCATCCGCAGGACCTGCAGCCGCACCACATCATGCACCGTCTCGGCTCGCATGACGCCGTGCCGCTCGACAAGCTGCATACCTTCCTGCCGGAAGGCGTGCTGGTGGACGACCCCGATTCGACGCTCTACGCCGACTGGTGGCGGGCGGCGAGCCCGGACAGTTTCCGCCCCGCCGCCGACCTGGTGCGGATGCGCGCCAGCGCGGGCTGA
- a CDS encoding SdpI family protein: MRKTDSVTLTQILLLAAIAAITIFGLIEIPALTALPVHWNVRGEVDAYWQRNYALAVPPCVALATMLLNILVAHRRAAANGRHIARAAITASLIICLAIQSGIVMTALDRNIDMPQIVTLAVALLLALVGNAMPKSRANAFAGLRLPWTMRDAAIWQAAHRIAGKLMIQFAVVLAVLTFLLPTGPWLVTALLICVLIPLLAASVISYRLSRHPELLKKSP; this comes from the coding sequence ATGAGAAAAACTGACTCCGTTACACTCACACAGATCCTGCTGCTGGCCGCAATTGCGGCAATCACGATATTCGGGCTGATCGAGATCCCGGCGCTGACGGCGCTTCCCGTGCACTGGAACGTCCGGGGCGAGGTGGATGCCTATTGGCAGCGCAATTATGCATTGGCCGTCCCGCCCTGCGTCGCGCTCGCAACGATGCTTTTGAATATTCTGGTCGCCCATCGCAGGGCCGCCGCAAATGGCAGGCATATAGCCAGGGCGGCGATCACCGCCTCACTCATAATATGCCTTGCGATACAGTCGGGCATTGTGATGACGGCTCTCGACCGTAACATCGACATGCCGCAGATCGTGACCTTGGCGGTGGCCCTGCTGCTGGCGCTTGTCGGCAATGCCATGCCCAAATCGCGCGCCAACGCCTTTGCCGGGTTGCGATTGCCATGGACAATGCGCGATGCTGCCATCTGGCAGGCCGCGCACCGAATCGCCGGCAAGCTGATGATCCAATTCGCGGTGGTGCTCGCCGTATTGACTTTCCTGCTGCCCACAGGGCCATGGCTTGTCACGGCACTTCTCATCTGCGTACTGATACCGCTTCTGGCGGCGAGCGTGATCAGCTATCGTCTGTCACGACATCCGGAACTGCTGAAGAAATCACCGTGA
- the rbfA gene encoding 30S ribosome-binding factor RbfA, with translation MTRATSSAPSQRMLRVGEQVRAAITKVLQRGDLLDPLIETTVISISEVRMSPDLKVATAYVTPLGQTDHDAVVKALNHHAKFLRGRITREIRQMKNIPELRFRDDTSFENFRKIDELLHSPEVARDLDHDDDDGKE, from the coding sequence ATGACGAGAGCTACCTCCTCGGCGCCCTCCCAGCGCATGCTTCGCGTTGGCGAACAGGTGCGCGCCGCCATCACCAAGGTGCTGCAGCGCGGCGACCTTCTCGACCCGCTGATCGAGACCACCGTGATTTCCATTTCCGAAGTGCGGATGTCGCCGGATCTCAAGGTCGCGACCGCCTATGTCACGCCGCTCGGCCAGACCGATCACGACGCGGTGGTCAAGGCGCTCAACCACCATGCCAAGTTCCTGCGCGGCCGCATCACCCGGGAAATCCGGCAGATGAAGAACATTCCCGAACTCAGGTTCCGCGACGACACAAGCTTCGAGAATTTCCGCAAGATCGACGAACTCCTGCATTCGCCGGAAGTGGCCCGCGATCTCGATCACGATGACGACGACGGTAAAGAATAA
- a CDS encoding O-succinylhomoserine sulfhydrylase: protein MKKSWRPQTKLVHGGSLRSQYGEMSEGIFLTQGFLYENSAAAEARFKGEEEGFIYARYGSPTNAMFEQRMCALEGAEDARATASGMAAVSAAILCQLKAGDHIVAARALFGSCRWVVETLAPKYGIECTLVDGRDLANWEAAIRPNTKLFFLESPTNPTLEVVDIAGVAALAKQAGARTVVDNVFATALYQKPLELGADIVVYSATKHIDGQGRVLGGIVLSSKEWIEEELQDYFRHTGPALSPFNAWLLLKGLETFPLRVRQQTESAGRIADFLADQKQVARVIYPGRDDHPQADIVKKQMAAGSTLIAFELKGGKEAAFALQDKLDIVSISNNLGDAKSLITHPATTTHKNLAEEARLELGITGGTIRFSAGIEDTDDLIEDFAQALAKLPA, encoded by the coding sequence ATGAAAAAGTCCTGGCGTCCTCAGACCAAGCTCGTTCACGGCGGCAGCCTCCGTTCGCAGTATGGCGAAATGTCGGAGGGCATCTTCCTCACCCAGGGCTTTCTCTACGAGAATTCCGCCGCCGCCGAGGCCCGTTTCAAGGGCGAGGAAGAAGGCTTCATCTACGCCCGCTACGGCAGCCCGACCAATGCGATGTTCGAGCAACGCATGTGCGCGCTGGAAGGTGCGGAGGATGCCCGCGCCACCGCCTCCGGCATGGCCGCCGTTTCCGCCGCGATCCTGTGCCAGTTGAAGGCCGGCGATCATATCGTCGCGGCCCGCGCGCTGTTCGGCTCCTGCCGCTGGGTGGTCGAAACGCTGGCCCCGAAATACGGCATCGAATGCACGCTGGTTGATGGCCGCGACCTTGCCAACTGGGAAGCCGCGATCCGGCCGAATACCAAGCTGTTCTTCCTCGAAAGCCCCACCAACCCGACGCTGGAAGTGGTCGATATCGCCGGCGTCGCGGCACTCGCCAAACAGGCCGGCGCGCGCACCGTGGTCGACAATGTGTTCGCCACGGCGCTCTACCAGAAGCCGCTGGAACTTGGCGCCGACATCGTGGTCTATTCCGCGACCAAGCATATCGACGGTCAGGGCCGGGTCCTTGGGGGTATCGTGCTGTCGTCGAAGGAATGGATCGAGGAAGAGCTGCAGGATTATTTCCGCCATACCGGCCCCGCGCTCTCCCCGTTCAATGCATGGCTGCTCTTGAAGGGGCTCGAAACCTTCCCGCTCCGCGTGCGCCAGCAGACGGAAAGCGCGGGCCGGATCGCCGATTTCCTGGCCGACCAGAAACAGGTCGCCCGCGTCATCTATCCCGGCCGCGACGACCATCCGCAGGCCGATATCGTGAAGAAGCAGATGGCCGCCGGCTCCACCCTGATCGCCTTTGAGCTGAAGGGCGGCAAGGAGGCGGCATTCGCGCTGCAGGACAAGCTCGACATCGTCTCGATCTCCAACAATCTCGGCGATGCCAAGAGCCTGATCACCCATCCGGCGACCACGACGCACAAGAACCTCGCGGAGGAAGCCCGCCTCGAACTTGGCATCACCGGCGGCACCATCCGGTTCTCGGCCGGCATCGAGGATACCGACGACCTCATCGAGGATTTCGCCCAGGCCCTTGCGAAATTGCCAGCTTGA
- a CDS encoding 2'-deoxycytidine 5'-triphosphate deaminase has product MSQKPGILADRAIASLFENGNLIAGAPRDHDQIQPASLDLRLGAKAYRVRASFLPGPGHKVEDKLSRLSMHEIDITEGAVLETGCVYIVELMEALKLKDGLSASTNPKSSTGRLDIFTRVISDYAQEFDIIPAGYEGPLYLEISPRTFPIIVRQGSRLSQIRFRTGQSVLTEAALLALHERETLVASEMPNVSGGGIALSIDLAGEGLVGYRGKHHTGVIDVDRKAGYDILDFWEPIHGRGKGELILDPDEFYILVSREAVHVPPLCAAEMTPFDPLVGEFRVHYAGFFDPGFGHAGAGGKGARAVLEVRSHEVPFILEHGQIVGRLIYENMLEMPETLYGAGLGSNYQAQGLKLSKHFKAG; this is encoded by the coding sequence ATGTCACAAAAGCCCGGAATTCTGGCAGATCGCGCGATCGCCAGCCTGTTTGAGAACGGAAATCTGATCGCCGGCGCACCGCGCGATCACGACCAGATCCAGCCCGCGAGCCTCGATCTGCGGCTCGGCGCGAAGGCCTATCGCGTCCGCGCAAGCTTCCTGCCCGGGCCCGGCCACAAGGTCGAGGACAAGCTGTCCCGCCTCAGCATGCATGAGATCGACATTACCGAGGGCGCGGTGCTGGAGACCGGCTGCGTCTATATCGTGGAACTGATGGAGGCGTTGAAGCTTAAGGACGGGCTGTCGGCCTCGACCAATCCGAAAAGCTCCACCGGCCGCCTCGATATCTTCACCCGGGTGATCTCCGATTACGCCCAGGAATTCGACATCATCCCGGCCGGCTACGAGGGCCCGCTCTATCTCGAAATCTCGCCGCGCACCTTCCCGATCATCGTCCGACAGGGATCGCGGCTGTCGCAGATCCGCTTCCGCACGGGGCAATCCGTTCTCACCGAGGCAGCGCTTCTGGCGCTCCATGAGCGCGAGACGCTGGTGGCGAGCGAGATGCCGAATGTCTCCGGCGGCGGGATCGCGCTGTCGATCGATCTGGCGGGCGAGGGGCTGGTCGGCTATCGCGGCAAGCACCATACCGGCGTGATCGATGTCGACCGCAAGGCCGGTTACGACATTCTCGATTTCTGGGAGCCGATCCATGGCCGCGGCAAGGGCGAACTGATCCTCGATCCGGATGAATTCTACATTCTGGTCTCGCGCGAGGCCGTTCACGTGCCGCCGCTCTGTGCCGCCGAGATGACGCCGTTCGATCCGCTGGTGGGCGAATTCCGGGTGCATTATGCCGGCTTTTTCGATCCCGGCTTCGGCCATGCGGGCGCCGGCGGCAAGGGCGCGCGGGCGGTGCTGGAGGTGCGCAGCCACGAGGTGCCGTTCATCCTCGAACACGGACAGATCGTCGGCCGGCTGATCTATGAGAACATGCTGGAAATGCCCGAGACCCTTTATGGCGCGGGCCTCGGCTCAAACTATCAGGCGCAGGGCCTGAAGCTTTCCAAGCACTTCAAGGCCGGATGA
- a CDS encoding metalloregulator ArsR/SmtB family transcription factor has product MNYELYRETIIGIGVVFEALSHPVRRQILILLRTGPLSAGALAEHFALTKPTLSVHFAKLREAELVTVERQGTSLIYHLNASLLEESIAGLLSLKDRPDEKN; this is encoded by the coding sequence ATAAATTACGAATTATATAGGGAGACTATTATCGGTATCGGCGTCGTTTTCGAGGCCCTGTCTCACCCAGTCAGAAGGCAGATTCTGATTCTGCTGCGCACAGGCCCTTTGAGCGCCGGCGCGCTCGCGGAGCATTTCGCCCTGACCAAGCCGACGCTATCGGTGCATTTTGCAAAACTGAGAGAGGCGGAACTTGTGACGGTAGAGCGTCAAGGCACCAGCCTCATCTACCATCTCAATGCTTCGCTTCTGGAAGAATCGATCGCGGGGCTTCTTAGCTTGAAGGATCGTCCTGATGAGAAAAACTGA
- a CDS encoding ABC transporter substrate-binding protein: MAALAILFATPLAAREVSDAMGTVTVPDLPERIVVLTNEGTEALLALGVHPVGAVNSWQGDPWWDHIEAQMGDAEPVGTESAVNLELVAALQPDLIIGNRQRQEDIYPQLSAIAPTVMSSELRGDWKVNFKLYAEALGLSDKGEEVIAEYDAKVADLREKLGDATNEEVSVIRFLPGQIRIYQLDSFSGVLLKDIGFQRPENQNVEEFAIRTGKESIPDMDGDRIFYFTWEVGNGEGKALEEEVLADPLWQSLSAVKAGKVHGVSDAIWNTAGGVIAADLMLDDIARIYGVQ; this comes from the coding sequence ATGGCTGCCCTTGCCATCCTGTTTGCAACCCCGCTTGCCGCCCGCGAGGTGAGCGATGCCATGGGCACCGTCACCGTTCCGGACCTGCCGGAGCGTATCGTGGTGCTCACCAATGAGGGCACCGAGGCGCTGCTGGCGCTCGGCGTTCACCCGGTCGGCGCGGTCAATTCCTGGCAGGGCGATCCGTGGTGGGATCACATCGAGGCGCAGATGGGCGATGCCGAACCGGTCGGAACCGAAAGCGCGGTCAATCTGGAACTGGTCGCAGCACTTCAGCCCGATCTGATCATCGGCAACCGCCAGCGCCAGGAGGATATCTATCCCCAGCTTTCCGCGATCGCGCCGACGGTGATGTCGAGCGAGTTGCGCGGCGACTGGAAGGTCAATTTCAAGCTCTATGCCGAGGCGCTAGGCCTTTCCGACAAGGGCGAGGAGGTGATCGCCGAATATGATGCCAAGGTCGCCGATCTCCGGGAAAAACTCGGCGATGCGACGAATGAGGAAGTCTCCGTCATCCGCTTCCTGCCGGGGCAGATTCGCATCTACCAGCTCGACAGCTTTTCCGGCGTGTTGCTGAAGGATATCGGGTTCCAGCGCCCGGAAAACCAGAATGTCGAGGAGTTCGCGATCCGCACCGGCAAAGAGAGCATTCCCGACATGGATGGCGACCGTATTTTCTATTTCACCTGGGAGGTCGGCAATGGCGAGGGCAAGGCGCTTGAGGAGGAGGTTCTGGCGGACCCGCTCTGGCAATCGCTCTCCGCCGTCAAGGCCGGCAAGGTCCATGGCGTTTCCGACGCGATCTGGAACACCGCCGGCGGCGTGATCGCGGCCGACCTGATGCTCGACGATATCGCCCGGATCTACGGCGTTCAGTAA
- a CDS encoding APC family permease has protein sequence MAMRREIGLIGLTFVAVGGVLGSGWLFAPLDTAQLAGPASIIAWLIGAVAMLLIALTYAENSTLFPIAGGIARIPQFSHGRLLALAMGWSAWVGYCTTAPIEVKASLGYASSYLPWLTNSAGGLTVSGYLAAAVFLAVLTVINVFGVAWFARINTAMTWFKLFVPVVFIVVIVAARFEPSNFTSAGGFAPFGVPGIFAAVSTGGVVFAFIGFRHAIDLAGEVRNTQRVIPLALILSVLICLAIYVGLQIAFVGAIDPASLAGGWQTIEATHELGPLGALATSIGVLWLLSMLNVAAVISPAGSGLVSVSSNARLALAMSNNGVFPRLFAKLNEFGVPLWALILNYVVALFMLIVLPFQQILALNSAAVVLSFIAGPVSMVAFRYLAPNARRPFVVPAAGFVGAVAFVIASLMIFWSGWSTIWLLLALLAVGAVLFLLRFAVIGREDLEPKSAVWFGIYMAGIAVISYLGGYGGGLGVIPHPLDSVLVGLFAVVIFLMAVRGRVSQEVFDRFRHEQHEIERQEYDGDDIEDAMTRE, from the coding sequence ATGGCGATGCGACGCGAAATCGGGCTGATCGGACTGACATTTGTCGCGGTCGGCGGTGTTCTGGGCTCCGGCTGGTTGTTTGCTCCGCTTGATACGGCGCAGCTGGCGGGACCCGCCTCCATCATAGCCTGGCTGATCGGCGCGGTGGCGATGCTTCTGATCGCGCTCACCTATGCCGAAAACTCCACGCTGTTTCCGATCGCCGGCGGCATCGCCCGCATTCCGCAGTTCTCCCACGGCCGGTTGCTGGCGCTCGCCATGGGCTGGAGCGCCTGGGTCGGCTATTGCACCACCGCGCCGATCGAGGTGAAGGCCTCGCTCGGCTATGCCTCATCCTATCTGCCGTGGCTGACAAACAGTGCCGGCGGCCTGACCGTTTCCGGCTATCTCGCCGCCGCCGTGTTCCTCGCGGTGCTAACGGTCATCAACGTCTTCGGGGTGGCGTGGTTCGCCCGTATCAACACCGCGATGACATGGTTCAAGCTGTTCGTGCCGGTGGTGTTCATCGTGGTCATCGTCGCGGCCCGGTTCGAGCCCTCGAACTTCACCTCCGCCGGCGGTTTCGCGCCGTTCGGCGTTCCCGGCATTTTCGCCGCCGTTTCCACCGGCGGGGTCGTGTTCGCCTTCATCGGCTTCCGCCATGCGATCGACCTTGCGGGCGAGGTGCGCAATACCCAGCGGGTGATTCCGCTGGCGCTGATCCTGTCGGTGCTGATCTGCCTTGCGATCTATGTCGGCCTGCAGATCGCCTTCGTCGGCGCCATCGACCCGGCATCGCTTGCGGGCGGCTGGCAGACGATCGAGGCGACCCATGAACTCGGTCCGCTTGGCGCGCTGGCAACCTCGATCGGGGTGTTGTGGCTGCTCAGCATGCTGAATGTCGCCGCCGTGATATCGCCCGCCGGCAGCGGCCTCGTCTCGGTCAGCTCGAATGCGCGTCTGGCGCTGGCGATGTCGAACAATGGCGTGTTTCCGCGCCTGTTCGCCAAGCTTAACGAATTTGGCGTTCCGCTCTGGGCGCTGATCCTGAACTATGTGGTGGCGCTGTTCATGCTGATCGTGCTGCCGTTCCAGCAGATCCTGGCGCTGAACAGCGCGGCGGTCGTACTGTCGTTCATCGCCGGCCCGGTTTCCATGGTCGCCTTCCGCTATCTCGCGCCCAATGCGCGCCGGCCCTTCGTGGTGCCGGCCGCGGGCTTCGTCGGCGCCGTCGCCTTCGTGATCGCGAGCCTGATGATCTTCTGGTCCGGCTGGAGCACGATCTGGCTTCTGCTGGCGCTGCTTGCCGTCGGCGCGGTGCTGTTCCTGCTGCGCTTCGCGGTGATCGGCCGGGAGGATCTGGAGCCGAAGAGCGCGGTCTGGTTCGGCATCTACATGGCCGGCATCGCCGTCATCTCCTATCTTGGCGGCTATGGCGGCGGTCTCGGCGTTATCCCGCACCCGCTCGATTCAGTGCTGGTCGGCCTGTTCGCCGTGGTGATTTTCCTGATGGCCGTCCGCGGCCGCGTCTCCCAGGAGGTCTTCGACCGCTTCCGCCACGAGCAGCACGAGATCGAACGCCAGGAATATGACGGCGACGACATCGAGGACGCGATGACGCGGGAGTAA